The following coding sequences lie in one Takifugu rubripes chromosome 8, fTakRub1.2, whole genome shotgun sequence genomic window:
- the f10 gene encoding coagulation factor X isoform X1 — translation MFWLHRLSLGFLLINLATAHIAFLDKTGASQLLSRQRRANSLFEEVKQGNMERECNEEHCSKEEAREIFEDDDKTNEFWAIYYDGDACKSTPCVNKGRCKDGIGSYTCFCLSGYQGFNCEIVIPQLCENENGGCEHFCKVVRGNVRCSCADGYELGPDDKSCQSNETFRCGGIITENVRTILRYRPNTNTNGTKSDNSSSTNSTEQEDEEFSSGTSQRKAHAASDHEMSTMTRIVNGEDCPPGECPWQAVLLNEEHHWFCGGTILNPYIILTAAHCMNETRYFYIRLGESDMLENEGTEAMYEVETILAHYNYKPNTYHNDIALIKLTKPIKYSRFILPACIPEQEFAESVLMQQSDGMISGFGRLGGNRQTSPILKRLTIPYVERRTCMESTSLRISARMFCAGYDEIAKDACQGDSGGPHVTRYRSTYFITGIVSWGEGCAQKGKYGVYTQVSKYIRWIRDGINTLIPKGQSTRLKRHYGPIRRIVG, via the exons ATGTTTTGGTTACATCGACTGTCCCTGGGCTTCCTGCTCATCAACCTGGCCACCGCTCACATAG CCTTTCTGGACAAAACGGGGGCCAGTCAGTTGCTGAGCCGGCAACGGCGAGCTAACAGCCTTTTCGAAGAGGTGAAACAAGGCAATATGGAGAGAGAGTGCAACGAGGAGCACTGCAGCAAGGAGGAGGCGCGGGAGATTTTCGAAGACGACGATAAAACC AATGAATTTTGGGCCATATATTATG atggTGATGCATGTAAATCTACGCCCTGTGTAAATAAAGGGCGTTGCAAAGACGGAATTGGCAGCTACACGTGCTTCTGCCTCTCTGGCTACCAAGGCTTCAACTGTGAAATCG TTATTCCACAGCTCTGCGAGAATGAAAACGGTGGATGTGAACACTTTTGTAAAGTGGTTCGGGGTAACGTTCGATGCTCTTGTGCTGACGGATACGAACTGGGACCGGACGATAAATCCTGCCAATCCAACG AGACTTTCAGGTGCGGTGGAATAATCACTGAAAACGTCAGAACTATTTTACGGTACCGGCCGAATACCAACACCAACGGTACGAAGTCGgacaacagcagctccaccaaCTCCACTgaacaggaggatgaagagttcAGCAGTGGCACCAGCCAGAGGAAGGCTCACGCCGCCTCAGACCACGAAATGTCGACGATGACCCGTATTGTCAATGGCGAGGACTGTCCACCTGGAGAGTGTCCATGGCAG GCCGTCCTCCTGAATGAGGAACACCATTGGTTCTGTGGGGGAACTATCCTCAACCCATACATTATCCTGACTGCCGCCCACTGCATGAATGAGACACGCTACTTCTACATCAGACTGG GTGAGTCTGACATGTTGGAGAACGAGGGCACTGAAGCTATGTATGAAGTGGAAACTATATTGGCCCACTACAATTACAAACCAAACACCTACCACAACGACATCGCGCTCATCAAACTGACCAAGCCCATCAAGTACTCAAGGTTCATCCTGCCAGCCTGCATACCAGAGCAGGAGTTTGCTGAATCG GTTCTGATGCAGCAATCCGACGGCATGATCAGCGGCTTCGGTCGCCTTGGTGGAAACAGGCAAACATCCCCCATCCTGAAGCGCCTTACTATTCCTTATGTGGAACGGCGAACCTGCATGGAATCCACTTCCCTGCGCATCTCTGCCCGTATGTTCTGCGCCGGCTACGATGAGATAGCAAAGGACGCCTGTCAGGGGGACAGCGGAGGGCCGCATGTGACGCGCTACCGCAGCACTTACTTTATCACCGGAATTGTGAGCTGGGGCGAGGGCTGTGCGCAAAAGGGCAAATACGGTGTCTACACACAGGTGTCCAAGTACATCCGTTGGATCCGCGATGGCATTAACACGCTGATTCCCAAAGGACAGAGTACCAGACTGAAGAGGCACTACGGCCCCATCAGACGCATCGTTGGCTAG
- the f7l gene encoding coagulation factor VII precursor (The RefSeq protein has 3 substitutions compared to this genomic sequence): MASFSRGTKRLFFIKLFIITVPVCSGFPEAGVFMEKPEANVFLHRTRRANFLFEELKAGNLERECIEEKCSYEEAKEIFALPQQLEAFWRTYTAVDQCKLSPCKNGATCTRRFETYACKCANGFHGHNCDKVRLTSNGCRYRNGGCEHFCREFPDRSYVCFCAPGYRLDKDNSTCLPQVKVPCGRLQILFSPRVINGLICPKGHCPWQAMLSENNIYTCGTIILSEQWVLTAAHCVWRKPAHLFNVTVGEHDREIFEKTEQHRRVIKVLIHPGYNKTSSDKDLAMLKLHRPVKLGLYVVPICLPAQNSTISRTLANIRQSTVSGWGRLSRFGPPATILQRLTLPRVPLQECRLHTKLNITRNMLCAGLKTGGRDACEGDSGGPLVTYYEKTWFLTGVVSWGKGCANENLYGVYVRVTNFLDWIGNIIATN; encoded by the exons ATGGCATCTTTCAGTAGAGGAACGAAGCGTCTCTTCTTCATAAAACTCTTCATCATTACCGTCCCAGTATGCTCTGGGTTTCCGGAAG cGGGAGTTTTTATGGAAAAACCCGAGGCCAACGTCTTCCTGCATCGCACTCGACGGGCTAATTTCCTGTTTGAGGAGTTAAAGGCCGGCAACCTCGAGCGGGAGTGTATAGAGGAGAAATGTTCCTACGAAGAGGCCAAGGAGATCTTTGCTTTGCCGCAGCAGCTGGAAA CATTTTGGAGGACGTACACAG ctgtgGATCAGTGCAAGTTATCTCCGTGTAAGAACGGAGCGACTTGCACTCGCCGATTTGAAACCTATGCCTGCAAATGTGCAAATGGTTTCCATGGACACAACTGTGACAAGG TACGTCTGACCTCCAACGGTTGCCGCTACAGAAACGGGGGTTGCGAACATTTTTGCAGAGAGTTTCCAGATCGCTCTTACGTATGTTTCTGTGCTCCTGGATACAGACTGGACAAGGACAACAGCACCTGCCTCCCTCAAG TTAAGGTTCCCTGTGGAAGGCTTCAGATCCTCTTCAGCCCCAGGGTCATTAATGGACTGATCTGCCCCAAAGGACACTGTCCCTGGCAG GCTATGCTAAGTGAAAATAACATCTATACCTGTGGTGCAATCATCCTGTCGGAGCAGTGGGTCTTGACTGCAGCTCACTGTGTTTGGAGAAAACCAGCTCATCTCTTCAACGTTACCGTAG GTGAACATGATCGTGAAATATTTGAGAAGACTGAGCAGCATCGGCGAGTGATCAAAGTGTTGATCCACCCCGGCTATAACAAGACCAGCTCCGACAAAGATCTAGCCATGCTGAAGCTTCATCGCCCAGTAAAACTGGGGCTTTATGTGGTTCCCATTTGCCTTCCTGCACAGAACAGCACCATCAGCCGAACGCTGGCGAACATCCGTCAATCCACGGTATCTGGTTGGGGCCGCCTGTCACGCTTTGGTCCCCCAGCAACAATCCTACAGAGGTTGACGCTACCAAGGGTCCCCCTGCAGGAGTGCCGCCTCCACACCAAGCTCAACATCACCAGGAACATGCTGTGTGCTGGGCTGAAGACTGGCGGAAGAGACGCCTGTGAAGGCGACAGTGGCGGCCCCCTGGTCACGTACTACAAGAAAACCTGGTTCCTGACAGGTGTGGTGAGCTGGGGCAAAGGGTGCGCAAATGAAAACCTGTACGGTGTTTACGTCAGAGTCACCAACTTCCTGGACTGGATTGGGAACATCATTGCCACCAATTAA
- the f7i gene encoding coagulation factor VIIi precursor (The RefSeq protein has 1 substitution compared to this genomic sequence), with product MLIRICCTVWILFSATAAAAVFVERDDASTVLQRRRRANSGFLEEMQQGNLKRECIEEICNYEEAREVFEDDAQTRKFWETYNRHDPCSVMPCQNNGVCVSMGNTYQCHCPEGFGGQRCETKAEDFLKCLYQNGQCQHFCDGSGASRKCFCAHGYTLASDGRQCIAEVEFPCGQLPPPETGPDQTVVGQTRLVGTNHCPKGECPWQVLVQLHGQSHCGGVLIRPDWVITAAHCVTGKQPQHLSVVAGEHNLDNDDGTEQKIPVARVFAHEGYVSETGDKDIALLHLNASVTLNRGVIPVCLPTKDLAERELLMTRYHTVSGWGKRTNGGNEDHGVVNTAPVSPFLRKFSVPIIPNPQCSHRSQFNFTDNMFCAGYLEGNQQSCRGDDGSPLVTLYGSTHFLIGVVGWGRGCPNPGYYGVYTNMGNFVDWANGIMMAANKKST from the exons ATGTTGATTAGGATTTGCTGCACTGTTTGGATTCTCTTTTCCgccactgctgccgctgcag tgtttgtggaAAGAGACGATGCTAGCACAGTTCTGCAGAGACGGCGGCGGGCAAACAGCGGCTTCCTGGAGGAGATGCAACAAGGAAACCTGAAGAGAGAATGCATCGAGGAGATCTGCAACTACGAAGAAGCTCGAGAAGTATTCGAGGACGATGCCCAGACG AGAAAGTTCTGGGAGACATATAACC GTCATGACCCCTGCTCAGTGATGCCATGTCAGAACAACGGTGTCTGCGTCTCCATGGGAAACACCTACCAATGTCACTGTCCTGAGGGGTTCGGAGGTCAACGATGTGAGACAA AGGCAGAAGATTTCCTAAAATGTCTTTACCAAAATGGACAATGTCAACATTTCTGCGACGGCTCCGGAGCAAGCCGCAAATGTTTCTGTGCCCACGGATACACGCTGGCATCAGACGGACGACAGTGTATCGCCGAGG TGGAGTTTCCCTGTGGTCAGCTGCCCCCACCTGAAACAGGACCAGACCAGACTGTAGTGGGTCAGACCAGGCTGGTCGGGACAAACCACTGTCCTAAAGGAGAGTGTCCGTGGCAG GTCCTGGTGCAGTTACACGGACAGAGTCACTGTGGCGGGGTGCTAATCAGGCCTGACTGGGTCATAACCGCTGCCCACTGTGTTACTGGGAAACAACCCCAACACCTATCAGTGGTAGCAG GGGAACATAACTTGGACAATGATGAtggaacagaacagaaaatCCCTGTTGCTAGGGTATTTGCACACGAAGGCTACGTCTCAGAGACGGGTGACAAAGATATCGCCTTGCTCCATCTGAATGCATCAGTTACCCTGAACCGTGGCGTCATCCCCGTATGCCTCCCAACCAAAGACCTGGCCGAGCGGGAACTGCTGATGACTCGCTATCACACCGTATCCGGGTGGGGCAAGAGGACCAATGGAGGCAACGAGGATCACGGCGTGGTTAACACTGCGCCTGTGTCGCCATTCCTCCGCAAATTTTCTGTCCCCATTATCCCCAACCCTCAGTGCTCCCACAGAAGCCAGTTCAACTTCACTGACAACATGTTGTGCGCCGGGTATCTGGAGGGGAACCAGCAGAGTTGCCGTGGAGATGATGGGAGCCCACTGGTCACTCTGTATGGCTCCACTCACTTCCTGATAGGAGTGGTGGGATGGGGACGGGGATGTCCAAACCCAGGATATTACGGGGTTTACACCAACATGGGCAACTTTGTGGATTGGGCAAATGGCATCATGATGGCAGCCAATAAAAAATCAACATAG
- the LOC105416783 gene encoding uncharacterized protein — MRRSVSEAFWAMCAADSMSMPVHWYYNIDDIKRDFGGWISGFNSPRDRHPSSILTLSNTTGSGRTAWSTEPKRPDVVGNIILHDKLDLWKASTGSVHYHQGLQAGENTLNVLCALRAAQTLVSGRFTDFSQPDAQAAVLSNYVDFLTTPGTHNDTYAESFHRSFFADWQDTSPSSPGQVLKFAEKRSRQKLSSSHPDSQLDAIGCLTTILPFILLSASANEEQAVSSAVEFVKLTHPHPNVPEYVELYSRALHAVLGGASVRQQAEHALRRLHVWDVCQSYSRRAARFAVSSEKRLKVHQSAVSYLGLACYTKGALSSLFYLAYEFHDNPREGILTNTNCGGENCNRGAALGALLGAGGSYSEAFIPQEWKDNLRDAQEILPDVLQEMQ; from the exons ATGAGGCGGTCTGTCAGCGAGGCCTTCTGGGCGATGTGTGCCGCAGACTCGATGTCCATGCCAGTGCACTGGTACTACAACATCGATGACATCAAGAGGGACTTTGGCGGCTGGATATCAGGCTTCAACTCCCCCCGAGACAGACACCCATCCAGTATCCTCACCCTCTCCAACACCA ctggTAGCGGTCGCACAGCCTGGTCCACTGAACCAAAACGTCCTGATGTGGTTGGTAATATAATCCTCCATGATAAACTGGACCTGTGGAAAGCATCTACTGGCTCTGTACACTATCATCAAG GTCTTCAGGCTGGTGAAAACACCCTAAATGTCCTCTGCGCTCTGCGGGCTGCTCAGACTCTCGTCTCCGGCCGCTTCACTGATTTCTCCCAGCCGGACGCTCAAGCCGCTGTGCTGTCAAACTACGTCGATTTTCTGACAACACCCGGGACACACAACGATACCTATGCTGAATCCTTCCACCGCTCGTTCTTTGCCGACTGGCAGGACACAAGTCCGTCCTCCCCCGGTCAG GTCCTGAAGTTTGCAGAAAAACGTTCCAGGCAGAAGTTGagctcctctcaccctgacaGCCAGCTGGATGCCATCGGATGCCTGACCACCATCCTCCCTTTTATTCTGTTGTCGGCCTCAGCCAATGAGGaacaagct GTGTCTTCAGCTGTGGAGTTTGTGAAGCTCACTCACCCCCACCCAAATGTTCCAGAGTATGTAGAGCTTTACAGCCGGGCACTGCACGCCGTACTGGGTGGAGCCAGTGTTCGCCAGCAGGCCGAGCACGCTCTGAGGAGGCTGCACGTCTGGGATGTCTGCCAGAGTTACAGCCGCAGGGCAGCCAG ATTTGCAGTTTCCTCAGAGAAGCGGCTGAAGGTTCATCAGAGCGCTGTGAGCTACCTCGGTCTGGCCTGCTACACCAAAG GAGCACTATCAAGCTTGTTTTACCTTGCCTATGAGTTTCATGACAACCCCCGAGAAGGAATTCTGACCAACACCAACTGTGGAG GTGAGAATTGTAACCGTGGCGCAGCGCTGGGGGCCCTGCTAGGGGCCGGTGGCTCTTACAGTGAAGCTTTCATACCGCAGGAGTGGAAGGATAATCTGAGGGATGCCCAGGAAATCCTCCCTGACGTCCTTCAGGAGATGCAGTAA
- the f10 gene encoding coagulation factor X (The RefSeq protein has 1 substitution compared to this genomic sequence) has product MFRLFFIAFLDKTGASQLLSRQRRANSLFEEVKQGNMERECNEEHCSKEEAREIFEDDDQTNEFWAIYYDGDACKSTPCVNKGRCKDGIGSYTCFCLSGYQGFNCEIVIPQLCENENGGCEHFCKVVRGNVRCSCADGYELGPDDKSCQSNETFRCGGIITENVRTILRYRPNTNTNGTKSDNSSSTNSTEQEDEEFSSGTSQRKAHAASDHEMSTMTRIVNGEDCPPGECPWQAVLLNEEHHWFCGGTILNPYIILTAAHCMNETRYFYIRLGESDMLENEGTEAMYEVETILAHYNYKPNTYHNDIALIKLTKPIKYSRFILPACIPEQEFAESVLMQQSDGMISGFGRLGGNRQTSPILKRLTIPYVERRTCMESTSLRISARMFCAGYDEIAKDACQGDSGGPHVTRYRSTYFITGIVSWGEGCAQKGKYGVYTQVSKYIRWIRDGINTLIPKGQSTRLKRHYGPIRRIVG; this is encoded by the exons atgtttcGGTTGTTCTTCATAGCCTTTCTGGACAAAACGGGGGCCAGTCAGTTGCTGAGCCGGCAACGGCGAGCTAACAGCCTTTTCGAAGAGGTGAAACAAGGCAATATGGAGAGAGAGTGCAACGAGGAGCACTGCAGCAAGGAGGAGGCGCGGGAGATTTTCGAAGACGACGATAAAACC AATGAATTTTGGGCCATATATTATG atggTGATGCATGTAAATCTACGCCCTGTGTAAATAAAGGGCGTTGCAAAGACGGAATTGGCAGCTACACGTGCTTCTGCCTCTCTGGCTACCAAGGCTTCAACTGTGAAATCG TTATTCCACAGCTCTGCGAGAATGAAAACGGTGGATGTGAACACTTTTGTAAAGTGGTTCGGGGTAACGTTCGATGCTCTTGTGCTGACGGATACGAACTGGGACCGGACGATAAATCCTGCCAATCCAACG AGACTTTCAGGTGCGGTGGAATAATCACTGAAAACGTCAGAACTATTTTACGGTACCGGCCGAATACCAACACCAACGGTACGAAGTCGgacaacagcagctccaccaaCTCCACTgaacaggaggatgaagagttcAGCAGTGGCACCAGCCAGAGGAAGGCTCACGCCGCCTCAGACCACGAAATGTCGACGATGACCCGTATTGTCAATGGCGAGGACTGTCCACCTGGAGAGTGTCCATGGCAG GCCGTCCTCCTGAATGAGGAACACCATTGGTTCTGTGGGGGAACTATCCTCAACCCATACATTATCCTGACTGCCGCCCACTGCATGAATGAGACACGCTACTTCTACATCAGACTGG GTGAGTCTGACATGTTGGAGAACGAGGGCACTGAAGCTATGTATGAAGTGGAAACTATATTGGCCCACTACAATTACAAACCAAACACCTACCACAACGACATCGCGCTCATCAAACTGACCAAGCCCATCAAGTACTCAAGGTTCATCCTGCCAGCCTGCATACCAGAGCAGGAGTTTGCTGAATCG GTTCTGATGCAGCAATCCGACGGCATGATCAGCGGCTTCGGTCGCCTTGGTGGAAACAGGCAAACATCCCCCATCCTGAAGCGCCTTACTATTCCTTATGTGGAACGGCGAACCTGCATGGAATCCACTTCCCTGCGCATCTCTGCCCGTATGTTCTGCGCCGGCTACGATGAGATAGCAAAGGACGCCTGTCAGGGGGACAGCGGAGGGCCGCATGTGACGCGCTACCGCAGCACTTACTTTATCACCGGAATTGTGAGCTGGGGCGAGGGCTGTGCGCAAAAGGGCAAATACGGTGTCTACACACAGGTGTCCAAGTACATCCGTTGGATCCGCGATGGCATTAACACGCTGATTCCCAAAGGACAGAGTACCAGACTGAAGAGGCACTACGGCCCCATCAGACGCATCGTTGGCTAG
- the prozb gene encoding protein Z, vitamin K-dependent plasma glycoprotein b translates to MAVSIMSAPARVCVLHLCLLGGLLQVLVQGEVFWGPQTSNVFLRSKRANMYLIEEILQGNLERECYEELCTYEEAREYFENTKNTEVFWAGYHDGNQCEPNPCLHGGNCTDKRGAFNCSCVAPYYGKTCELGARRQKTELQSSRSEYSQCPTDGPTACQQFCTTLYHTFRCFCMPGFKLQSDKRSCHPEVEFPCGQLPKTSNRSTLLCLHGNCPWQVKVVNSRGVELCGGVLMAQSAVLTGASCLHQLNDVPPQDLYVVPGNQKRYLPVQTVHLHPRFRRGHPDNDLAFLILVHPLKFSHALIHLCLPPKDFCEKILMHSGTKGFTKRHGGGQTQELAYMTLDQCRNQMNVSHRLSNKMFCMRRTDATRRPSYPSKDGFSRPEAGNNSRVQNSATNSRQCGRLLPGTPVATVDHGTVYLTGLLKSAYSDCDDGKVFTKISRYQSWINMLMEELDNDMIPQNIQFPSPY, encoded by the exons ATGGCGGTCAGCATCATGTCCGCTCCAGCTCGAGTGTGTGTCCTGCATCTCTGCCTCCTCGGTGGCCTCTTGCAGGTCCTCGTCCAGGGAGAAG TGTTTTGGGGGCCACAGACCAGCAATGTGTTTTTGCGATCCAAGCGGGCAAACATGTACCTGATTGAGGAGATCCTGCAGGGGAACCTGGAGCGAGAGTGCTACGAGGAGCTGTGTACCTATGAGGAGGCTCGCGAGTACTTCGAGAACACCAAGAACACG GAAGTCTTCTGGGCAGGTTACCATG ATGGGAACCAGTGCGAGCCGAATCCCTGTCTCCACGGAGGAAACTGCACCGACAAGAGAGGGGCGTTCAACTGCTCCTGTGTTGCCCCCTACTATGGAAAAACCTGTGAGCTGGGAGCTAGAAGACAGAAAACTGAATTACAATCCAGCAGATCAG AGTATTCCCAGTGTCCCACCGATGGTCCCACAGCCTGTCAGCAGTTTTGCACCACCCTCTACCACACCTTCAGGTGCTTCTGTATGCCAGGATTCAAACTACAGAGCGACAAACGGAGCTGCCACCCCGAAG TGGAGTTTCCCTGCGGACAACTTCCTAAAACCTCCAACAGGTCCACATTACTAtgtctccatggaaactgtCCCTGGCAG GTGAAAGTGGTGAATAGCAGAGGGGTGGAGCTGTGCGGAGGTGTTCTAATGGCTCAGTCCGCTGTTCTAACTGGTGCTAGCTGTCTCCATCAGCTCAATGACGTCCCGCCACAGGACCTTTACGTGGTTCCTG GCAACCAGAAGAGGTACCTGCCCGTCCAAACTGTGCATCTCCACCCTCGTTTCCGCAGAGGACATCCCGACAATGACCTCGCCTTCCTAATACTGGTGCACCCTTTGAAGTTTAGCCACGCCCTAATCCACCTCTGCCTGCCCCCAAAGGACTTTTGTGAAAAAATTCTGATGCATTCTGGGACAAAGGGATTCACCAAAAGACATGGGGGCGGTCAGACCCAGGAACTAGCGTACATGACATTGGACCAGTGCCGCAATCAGATGAACGTCTCGCATCGGCTCAGCAACAAAATGTTCTGCATGAGGCGTACCGATGCCACGAGGAGGCCGAGCTACCCGAGCAAAGATGGATTTTCCAGGCCGGAAGCAGGAAACAATTCCAGAGTTCAGAATTCAGCGACCAACTCGAGGCAGTGCGGCCGTCTACTGCCTGGGACACCTGTTGCCACTGTCGACCATGGAACAGTGTACCTGACAGGGCTCCTAAAGTCAGCGTACTCTGACTGCGATGACGGGAAGGTGTTCACCAAAATATCCCGCTACCAAAGCTGGATAAATATGTTGATGGAAGAACTTGATAATGACATGATCCCCCAGAACATTCAGTTCCCCAGTCCTTACTAA
- the LOC446072 gene encoding coagulation factor VII precursor (The RefSeq protein has 1 substitution compared to this genomic sequence), translating into MRLRVFFTLVFTFTHCRAASVFLDADKAHDVLVRTRRYNSGWLEELQKGDLKRECLEEICSYEEAREVFEHTKTTDEFWKIYNRPNSCKSNPCLNGGSCSAEGSSYTCFCLPEFSGVDCELEYQTVPDTCLLENGGCEHFCHENSAGQRGNCSCADGYDLDVDGLSCKAKESVACGMVLSAQFEHNQLNPRARIVGGNECPKGECPWQVLLVYKGKGFCGGVIYKPTWILTASHCMADIDVQFLKVVAGEHNTEVDEGTEQIIQVSEIIMHEKYVPRTADNDIALLHLAVPITYTTYAIPVCLPTRPLAERELWAVSLHTVSGWGRRSENGPTSHLLRQLKVPRIRTQQCIEESGVVLTQNMFCAGYMEGRQDSCKGDSGGPLVTKYKKTVFLLGIVSWGKGCARPGNYGIYTRVANYLEWIHNRTATVNQPTNNTENFTT; encoded by the exons ATGCGGCTGAGAGTCTTCTTCACCCTCGTCTTCACCTTCACACATTGTCGGGCAGCATCAG TGTTTCTGGATGCAGATAAAGCTCATGATGTCCTGGTCCGAACTCGGAGGTATAACAGCGGCTggctggaggagctccagaagGGTGACCTGAAGCGAGAGTGCCTGGAAGAAATCTGTTCCTATGAGGAAGCTCGAGAGGTGTTTGAGCACACTAAAACCAcg GATGAATTCTGGAAAATCTACAATC GACCAAATAGCTGCAAATCCAACCCTTGTCTTAACGGGGggagctgctctgctgaggGTTCGTCCTACACCTGCTTCTGCCTACCAGAGTTTAGCGGGGTCGACTGTGAACTGG aATATCAGACTGTTCCGGACACGTGTCTGCTGGAGAACGGAGGCTGTGAACATTTCTGTCATGAAAATAGTGCAGGACAAAGAGGAAACTGTTCGTGCGCAGATGGGTATGACCTGGATGTTGATGGCTTGAGCTGCAAAGCAAAAG AGTCAGTGGCATGTGGCATGGTCTTGTCCACGCAGTTTGAGCACAATCAGCTTAACCCTCGTGCTCGAATTGTTGGGGGAAATGAGTGTCCCAAAGGTGAATGTCCCTGGCAG GTTTTGCTGGTGTATAAAGGTAAAGGTTTTTGTGGAGGAGTGATCTATAAACCCACCTGGATCCTGACAGCCTCTCACTGTATGGCGGACATTGATGTTCAATTCTTGAAGGTGGTCGCAG GGGAACACAACACGGAGGTGGACGAGGGCACAGAACAGATCATCCAGGTCTCTGAGATCATCATGCACGAAAAGTACGTGCCGAGGACTGCTGACAACGACATTGCCCTTCTCCACCTGGCTGTGCCCATCACCTACACAACGTACGCCATCCCAGTCTGCCTGCCTACGCGTCCTCTGGCAGAACGTGAGCTGTGGGCGGTCAGCCTACACACAGTGAGCGGCTGGGGCAGGAGGAGTGAAAACGGGCCCACCTCGCACCTCCTGCGGCAGCTGAAAGTCCCACGGATTCGGACACAGCAGTGTATAGAGGAGAGCGGTGTGGTCCTCACCCAAAACATGTTTTGTGCTGGGTACATGGAGGGCAGACAGGACTCGTGTAAAGGTGACAGTGGTGGACCCTTGGTGACAAAGTACAAGAAGACCGTCTTCTTGCTGGGGATTGTCAGCTGGGGTAAGGGCTGTGCCCGACCAGGAAACTACGGCATCTACACCCGAGTGGCCAACTACCTGGAGTGGATACACAACAGGACGGCAACTGTCAACCAGCCAACAAATAACACGGAAAATTTCACAACCTGA